The region TGTGAAGCACAGGCCAAGCTTTCCTCCCCACCCATGCGAGCAGGAACTTTAACCCAGTTCCTACCGATAGTagaaagggaggggggaagcCTCAGCGCTCATCGTAGCCGCTCTACAAGTAACAGCAAACAGGAGGCACGGAGCGCGACCGCTGGCAGCAGAACAagcagccctgagcacagccTATGCCCGGCAGCGGCAGCTCACACGCCCCCAGCGCAGGACTTTGAGCCGCAGCCATCGACCCGGCGCTGGGAGGAGGGTTGGCACAGTGGGTCCTGGGCAGGACCCCAACATaacccccttccttcccccccatagccccccaacCCAAGGCAATGCGGGGTGCCCGGCCGccaccccccagccctcccctgaGCCACACAGACAGACTCCGCCGCtacagttaaaaatatttaatacgTGTCACACACGTAGCATTACATTTTATACAAAACGAGATACATCACCGAAGAAAACACTGTACAAacccctacccccccccccctcccgtcCCAGCCCACCCCCCAACGGGAACCCCAAGCCTTTATACAACAAAGACCGGGGATCCCCGAGCCTAACAACCAGGCTCACGAGGACTTTCCATCGGAGCGTCTGTaaacttctgtttctctcaaataaacactttttaaaagcaCCGTGTAGCAGTCCTGACCTAAAcctttccaaaataaacacTTTATTCAATAAATTTAATACTTTCCAAGCTTAAAATATCCCCGCTGGGAGCGCCCCGGGCGGGGGACGGCCGGGAAGGGGAATTCCGGGCGGGTCGGGTCGGGCCGCTCCCAGGGCGGCAGCCGACGGTCGGGGCCCGGCGAAGGGGAAGTGCTGCTGCCCGCTGTTCTTCcgtgcggggccgggggggggtgggggcgaaggaaggagcaggaaggaggaggggggcAGCTCCGGGTCTGTCCGTGCCCCTCCTCGCGGTGCGCAGTCCGACGCGTCAGAAGGCCACGATAGCCGTGCTCCAGGGGTTGAGGGTCCGCAGCACGCGTTGGTCGCAACAGATCTGCCCCGGTTCCGCGGTCGCCTCCTCGCTGCCGTCACGGCTCGGCCGCCGGCGGCCCTGGGGCTCCTTGCTGAGCAGTCCCGAGAAGCTGGAGCCGAAGATGCTGATGAGGCTGGCCACGTTGCCCGTCTCCATGTCCTCCTGCTCGCCCTGCGGGGGCGGCGACTCCTCCGCCTCTCGGCGCGGCTTCTTCAGCGGCGAGCCCTGCTGCTCCATCTCCGCGGCGCTCCGCTTCCGGGGGCACAGCGGGGGCACAGCGCAGCGCCGCGCCTCGCGGGGCCCCTCACCGCCCGCCCCGCAACGGCAGCCGCCCCACGAGCAGCGTTGAGTCGGCCGGGAGCTCCCGCAGTCCGCGTCGGGCAGCCGCTGGCCGAGCCTCGGCGCCTCCGGCTCCGCGGGCGCCCACGCGACGGGGCCGGCGGCGGGACAAGGAGGAGAGGGCTCCGCGGGCGGCCCGcaggcggcggggggcggctcGGGAGGGCAGCCCGGCTCGCTCAGGTAGACCTGGCGGGCGCTGCGCAGCACCAGCGACACCAGGAGGTTCTTGTGGAGCTTCAGGCCGCCGCGCTGGCCCCGCGCGCTGTAAATCTTGCCCAGCGAGATGCTGACGATGCGGTGCGCTTCCAGCTTGAACTCCATGGATGAGGCCGCCGACGGGTGCGTGAAGCCGGGGGGTGAACTCgggccgcgccgctccgccTCGCTCCGCTGCCGTCACCACGGACGCGCGCTCCGCTCGCTCTCGCCGCCGACTGAGGGGTGCCCACGCGCCACGCCTCCCTTTATACCGCCCCCGCGCCGGCCAATCAGAGCGCTCCGCCGGCCGCTCCAACCGCCGGCGCGCCGGCCAATGGCGAGCCGGGGGAGCGCGTTCGAACGCTCGTCCCGCGGAGAGAGCCCTTAAAGCGGCAACGCGGGCGCGCGGCTGGTGGGGCCCACGCGGAGTGGAAGGCGAGCGGGGATAACGCGGTGCCTTCTTCGGCTACTAATTTCTGCCAAAACAGCACTTTGCGAAGCTTTCCTCCCACGGCTCCACGCTTTCCATCGTACAGCACGCAAGGGGCAGTTGTTTTTgatatctttctttttatttattattattatttcacatttttttttaattggggtTGAATTCGCTTTTTCCAGATGGTGAATTTGGATCTGATTGATTTTCTGGAggggaaaacaataaaaaagcaagaacaGTTCTTGCCTCtatcctccccctcccctcccccccggcAACCAAGCTCCAGGAAGCAGCAACCACctgcaatgggggcaatggggcaaGGACAGAAGTGAAAGGACAGCCCGGCATGAAGGAAGTGGAACCCCAAGTATCGCTTTCTGTCTGCTGGCTTCCTGTGTGGCACGTGACGGCACGCTGCCTTCCCACTCCTCGCCCAAAACAAGAGCCACGGTTGGTACTGAGGAGCAGGATgtgggctgcaggggctgcccGTCTCCATCGGGCCTCAATCAAGCCAGGGCACGCTGCCTGCTGTCAAAAGGACCCGGCAGGGACCCCTGGTCTTGTCAGAAGGCTTCGGAGCTGGGACGGATCTGGTGATCCCCCCCGCTGCCGACACGGTCTTCTGGAGGTGGAAAAGGGAACATCTGGGCACCGCAGCACAGAGGGCAAAGGGAGCTCttacagggagaaaaaatgGACATGGTTGCTTTGCTGGGGTggggaatggaaaagaaaaaggactttTACACTTTGTAGGAGTTTCTCTGCCGCTCCATCGTGCCCTGTGTCAGCCACAAGATGCCCAGCACAATTTCCTCCTGCTGGAAACCCCCAAGGAATGCTCTCCAAACACAGTGCACAGCGCATCAGCCTCTGGGCTGCGGAGAACACCCCGGGGCAGAGTAGGgctttccttcccaccctgcCGATGG is a window of Gallus gallus isolate bGalGal1 chromosome 8, bGalGal1.mat.broiler.GRCg7b, whole genome shotgun sequence DNA encoding:
- the IER5 gene encoding immediate early response gene 5 protein; this translates as MEFKLEAHRIVSISLGKIYSARGQRGGLKLHKNLLVSLVLRSARQVYLSEPGCPPEPPPAACGPPAEPSPPCPAAGPVAWAPAEPEAPRLGQRLPDADCGSSRPTQRCSWGGCRCGAGGEGPREARRCAVPPLCPRKRSAAEMEQQGSPLKKPRREAEESPPPQGEQEDMETGNVASLISIFGSSFSGLLSKEPQGRRRPSRDGSEEATAEPGQICCDQRVLRTLNPWSTAIVAF